One window of the Planococcus shixiaomingii genome contains the following:
- a CDS encoding helix-turn-helix domain-containing protein has protein sequence MDKKTYTITEAMPIFGVSRTTVTYWISVGIIDAEKVKGKWIIDGQSVKDWQEFQALGFPAANSVMRKRFEMALEKNKELMKIQI, from the coding sequence ATGGATAAGAAAACTTACACAATCACTGAAGCAATGCCGATTTTCGGGGTTAGTCGTACAACTGTTACTTACTGGATAAGCGTTGGAATTATTGACGCTGAGAAGGTAAAGGGGAAATGGATCATTGATGGTCAATCTGTGAAAGACTGGCAAGAGTTTCAGGCTTTGGGATTTCCTGCTGCCAATAGCGTAATGCGGAAAAGGTTTGAAATGGCTTTAGAAAAGAATAAAGAACTGATGAAAATCCAAATCTAG